TCCGAGGCCAAAAGATACGGGACAAGGTTGTCGGCAGCATAAGAATTCAGAGTCCGCCCGGTAACGCGATACACGATGGAGCAGTTAAAAATGTTTATTGTAACAATCGTTACAAAAAAAAGAGTGAGTTTCTTCATGTCGAAATCGGATGTGCTTTCCAAATAGAGATAGGGGAACTCTGGAAAACCTATGGAAAGGAGGAAGTTCCGTCCAACTATTTTTTTTCTAATGATTGTTTTATTCTAAATTCGCGACCAGGTGCGAGAAGAATCCAAATTGTTCGCTTTTTAAGCAACCGAGTTTGCGGTTCGAATCTTTTCGACCAACGCAACCGTATCCTGCTCCGGTTCCACCCCTAGCTCCTTTTTTAGGATCTTTTTCAGATCCTCGAATTTTCTGAGGGCTTCGTTCTTCCGGTCCAATAATTGCAGAGCCTCGAAGTGGAATCTCCAGGCCCTTTCATCCAAATCATCTAGCCGAATCCAACTTTCGGAATCCAGAAACAGTTCTTCCGCATTCCCACTCTTTTGGGACGATTCGCAAAGGATTCGGTATGTTTCAATCAGGCTTTTTCTTAAGTAATCCCTCTTCACATCGGATTCGGGAAAATACAGATCGAATTCGAAAAAGTCCCCTCTGTAGTGCTCCTGGGCATTTCTGAATCCGACAAGAGCCTCTCCTTCTTTCTTATTTCTCAGCAGACGATTGGCCTGCTCCAATTCCCGTTCGAATTCCGAAAAATCCACGATCACCAGGTCTGGATGGAAATACAGTCTATCCTCCGCAAAAACTAAGGCTTCCGGATTTCCTAGAATCTTACGCAATCGGAACAATAACGCGTGTAGACTATTCAGGGCATTTTTTTCCGACATTCCGGGCCACAGGTTCTCCAGCAATTCCTCCTTATGGATTCCTTTTCCGTAACGAACCACGAGGAGCTTAATGAGTTTCAGAAGTTTCTTTTTGCTGGAATATTCGGAGGGAGGGATTTTCTTCCCGTCCAATTCCAGTTCCAAAGGCCCCATGGCCTTGATTTTCAGGATTTGGGAATTGGATTCTTTCTTTCGGGTCGGTACCTTATCCGCCGGAAAATCCGATCGGGCAACCTCCCCGCTCCTATCCTGCGGGGATTTCGGACCGGATGTCGGAGACTCGGTGGACGGGTATTTTAACCATCTCGAGATCGATTCCTTGAATTCCAAACGCACTTCCCGCTCGGATTTATTCACCGTCAAGAAGCTGTCCACGGAAAACATCAGGATGAGAAAACTGAAATGAGAGGTGTACGGTAGCGGAAGGACGTCCGTAGAAACCAGAATGTCCATAATGACGGAAGAGCAGAATAGAAAAAGACCGAAGAGAAGAAACGGATTCTTAAAATGGTTTTTCCGGAATTGGTTCATGACTTTGAACAGGGTCCAGAAAATCATTAACATTCCCGAAAGATACAGATATTGGACCAGGATCGGTTGCTTGGTTTCGTAAATGACGATGCCTAGAGAAGGAAAACTTCTAGGATGAGACAGCTCCATCGTATATGCATTCGGATCCGTAACCAATATCCCGGAAAGTAGAAGATTCAAAAAGATATAGAGATAGGTGAAATCCCGGCTGAAAATCCTCCGGTAGCTATTCACAAAAAGCACGAGAGCGGTGCCGAAAAAAGGGACCGCGGTATTTTCCAATCTCTCCCAGACCAACGCTTTTTGAGCGCTTTCCGCATTGATGGTCTGTATAAAAAAGAAAAGGTATGCTCCGTAGGAAATCTGCAAAAATGCGAAGTGGAGCAAATAAACCTGCTTTCGGTTCCGAAGAAAAAGAACCAAATGGTGAAAGGTTCTATAAACTAGAACCGTAACGACCAAATAGCAGGAGAGTTGGTAATATGTCATGATCGACTTTCCTTTTCTATCTCACAAGGATTCCTGCAACCCATTTCTTAGAAGGAGATAAATTTTGTGAATAAATGCTCACAATTTACAATTCCTATCGCTATTCGCTATAGCAATAATACATTCATCCGAATCTAAAACACAAAAGGAACAGGAATAGAAGGAATAGTTTTCGATTCCGAACAAACAATTCTAAAACGACCGAACCAATAAAAAAACCGGAAGAAAAAGTTCCGGTTTTTTTATAATTAACGTTCACAATAAGCGCGAGAGATGGCCCGCCACTCTACTCTAGGGACATACGATCAAAGAAGCAGGGTCCGAAACCGCTTGTCCCACGAATCTCATCCCTCCTAACAAGTACGGATCGCCCGTCTGAGGAGTGCTCAACGTAAAGAACTGAACCTTATCGCTAGTCGCGCTGATTGCACATGCGGTGGAAAGGTTCAGAGGAGACGAGGTCGACGCAGGGTTTCTCAATTTCGGGAAGGTAATCGTAGAAGGCATGGGGATTTCCTTCATGATACTGTTCACCATGGGGACGATCAAGGTGGTTACCAACGGGGAAATGACCGCTTTGATTCCTTCCGGATCCAGCCCGAAAGGATCGTACGTCGCTCCCTCCAGAACTTCTACCGCATAATTCAAGTTGTTCACGGGATCCAATATAACCTGGAGCGCATTCAAATTCGCTAAATTAGGATTTCCGGTAGGATTCGAGAATGTTTTGAAACGGAAATCTGCGTCCGCGGCAAAACTGATTCTCACGGTTCCGAGAGCCTGCTGCGTCCCGTTGGGTCGCGTATCCGCGGAACAGTCCGTCAAATCGTCTCCGGAAAGTCCGGTGCAGGACGCCGGTTTCTTGGCAATGATCTGCAACTGCATTTCCGTAAAGAAAAGTCTCATCTTAGGGACTCCCGACGAAGTCATTGGCTTGAAACTTACGTTCGGCGCATGGATGGGAGAAAGCACCATATCTATATCGTCGTAAGATTTGACCGGAGGCGCCAATTGGTTCGAGGAATTCAAGCCTTGCAGTTTATTCCTACCCGGAACCAAAATCGTTACTAAAGGAGAAGCCTTAAGAAAGGAAGTGGTCAAAGCAAAGAGAGGATCCGATCCCGCGAAGGAATTCATCCCGTTGATGAATTGCTGATTCAATGTGATGTCCAGACCTCTTCTCTTCCAAAGGTGATATGCCGCCTGAGAGATGGTATCCGTATGCATGGAAATCAGGAATCCGGGATTGCCCGAAGACTGGGTGAATTGATACCCGGAAGGAGGAGGATTTCCCGCGTTCCAATTCCGAGTGGATACCATTCCCGTCTTGCCCGACTGCATACGTAGACCAGCGGCAGGGGTATAACCGCTCGTAAAAGCGAAGTCCAGAGAGGAAACCAACCCTTTGTTCGTGCCGTCGTCCTTGATGATCGCGTCCGTATTTAACTTAAACCTGACCGTTAAAGGAAATCCACCCAGAGGAGCGGGAAGATAATCCGGCAAGGAGATGGTGACTCCCGTGTCCCGGAGATCCGCGATCACCGAATTGAGTACGTTCGGCGCGATCCGGGTCACGATGTCCTTCAACATATATTGGGTGATGATCTGTTTTACCAAAGGCACAGTCGTTCCCGCCATGTCTTGGATGGATTGGCTACCTACGATGGCGGCGATCACCGTGCCGAACTGTTCGCTTCCTCCTAAATACGTCATGGGAGAAGTCCACATGAAATCGGAAGTATCCTCTCCGGGATATAGACCGGCCAGAGAAAGATGGTTCGGGTTCGACCAAGGTAGAATAAAGAAATTATTCAGATTGGAAACGATGTCGGACGCGCTTGGATTGTCGGGAAAATAAGAATCGTTGATCGTAAACGGAGTGCGCACGTTCATCGTGATCAATCCGTCCGTTCCCACACTGATTACGTTTCTTGCGCGAGCCGTAGCCAACCTAGGCTTGGAAAGTTGGACGTTCTGCCAATCGTATCCGGTTCCGTTCAACACCCCTTCCACGGCAGGATCCCAATTCAATTTGGCTGTGGTCGTAAATATCAATTGTGCTCCCGGACCCATGAAAGTTCCGAACCAATCTTCGAAACGGGAAACGACCAGAAGGTCCACTTCCACATATCTGGATTTTAAATCCAAACCGAGGCCGGGAGCCACGGAACCCGCTCCCGGATTCACTTTCAAATCGGCGGCTACGTTTCCAAGTTGGGTCCCTACTCCCGCGGAACAGCCGTATGTGGAATTATTGGAACCGCAACGAACGAATTGAGGAAGTCTCATATCCGTAACATAAACGTCCATATTCACTGCGGCGTTTCCGTTAGAGATTCCTTGGTTCGTGATGTTCAGCGTAGCGCTATATTTGGAAAAAGGCCCCGGAGCGATCGCGCTTACGTCGCCGAACGTCTTGAGACATGCGATCCAACTGACTGCGTTATTGATGTCCACAGTATCGTTGCACATAGTACCGATATTTCCTTTCGGTCTACCGTAAG
The genomic region above belongs to Leptospira fletcheri and contains:
- a CDS encoding AfsR/SARP family transcriptional regulator, whose protein sequence is MTYYQLSCYLVVTVLVYRTFHHLVLFLRNRKQVYLLHFAFLQISYGAYLFFFIQTINAESAQKALVWERLENTAVPFFGTALVLFVNSYRRIFSRDFTYLYIFLNLLLSGILVTDPNAYTMELSHPRSFPSLGIVIYETKQPILVQYLYLSGMLMIFWTLFKVMNQFRKNHFKNPFLLFGLFLFCSSVIMDILVSTDVLPLPYTSHFSFLILMFSVDSFLTVNKSEREVRLEFKESISRWLKYPSTESPTSGPKSPQDRSGEVARSDFPADKVPTRKKESNSQILKIKAMGPLELELDGKKIPPSEYSSKKKLLKLIKLLVVRYGKGIHKEELLENLWPGMSEKNALNSLHALLFRLRKILGNPEALVFAEDRLYFHPDLVIVDFSEFERELEQANRLLRNKKEGEALVGFRNAQEHYRGDFFEFDLYFPESDVKRDYLRKSLIETYRILCESSQKSGNAEELFLDSESWIRLDDLDERAWRFHFEALQLLDRKNEALRKFEDLKKILKKELGVEPEQDTVALVEKIRTANSVA
- a CDS encoding Ig-like domain-containing protein, translating into MKTNGIKRNLFKKTEKGSDKEMETGEKNTLRSAGIPGKAVWIVLILLLGSFSGACKSKNGSGLDLSDIFDLGFFSFGRGSGANPNLQPAYNSVDNDVAQLPVDFGAANPQAVLFINSLDNVDRYKELEIRFSHPMNKTLTQANFSIVGSKGPMLGPNPGGEFYWMSSQKLRFNSYREFRPAEVYTLTITSSALTISGTALQQYSVQFRTAVDYSMTNTITQGSQYVLNGNNDMSFDQSAPLQLASNFQSPVVANNYIQTINLKKVGSSNSQSVCSAPPCSMSSPITLNLSNSPLPPTIGGNTYYYEITTTNGKRFQKYFSFNFGRLENADNILPYVANGVMDEAQMLPFLGKAIQKFTTGAFKVLDSGGVPRTFQEFLLGLPDYPKRKFYENGQWTIGEACMKPDGQMSGNANLSAFQNYSYISVFGSKPGGEGRGYCWVRPAECGPTDNGGPNDYGAPYHPNSSWNWNDYNACKAGDTAKCQAITHWNDPAWSYCHYPTDVKQYDGYTSTVFSPYGRPKGNIGTMCNDTVDINNAVSWIACLKTFGDVSAIAPGPFSKYSATLNITNQGISNGNAAVNMDVYVTDMRLPQFVRCGSNNSTYGCSAGVGTQLGNVAADLKVNPGAGSVAPGLGLDLKSRYVEVDLLVVSRFEDWFGTFMGPGAQLIFTTTAKLNWDPAVEGVLNGTGYDWQNVQLSKPRLATARARNVISVGTDGLITMNVRTPFTINDSYFPDNPSASDIVSNLNNFFILPWSNPNHLSLAGLYPGEDTSDFMWTSPMTYLGGSEQFGTVIAAIVGSQSIQDMAGTTVPLVKQIITQYMLKDIVTRIAPNVLNSVIADLRDTGVTISLPDYLPAPLGGFPLTVRFKLNTDAIIKDDGTNKGLVSSLDFAFTSGYTPAAGLRMQSGKTGMVSTRNWNAGNPPPSGYQFTQSSGNPGFLISMHTDTISQAAYHLWKRRGLDITLNQQFINGMNSFAGSDPLFALTTSFLKASPLVTILVPGRNKLQGLNSSNQLAPPVKSYDDIDMVLSPIHAPNVSFKPMTSSGVPKMRLFFTEMQLQIIAKKPASCTGLSGDDLTDCSADTRPNGTQQALGTVRISFAADADFRFKTFSNPTGNPNLANLNALQVILDPVNNLNYAVEVLEGATYDPFGLDPEGIKAVISPLVTTLIVPMVNSIMKEIPMPSTITFPKLRNPASTSSPLNLSTACAISATSDKVQFFTLSTPQTGDPYLLGGMRFVGQAVSDPASLIVCP